A window of the Dyadobacter pollutisoli genome harbors these coding sequences:
- a CDS encoding glycoside hydrolase family 30 protein translates to MKISAATIKTGLIILLLSVNFLCYGQAGKGIISYWLTNSDKSVLFEKQKPLIISQDKPATGKVIEIDTKETYQIMEGFGFTLTAGSASHLIQMSKAARADLLKELFSTAGTKLGMTYLRVSIGASDLNETIFSYDDLPQGQTDPELEKFDLGPDRKDVIPVLKEILAINPKVKILGSPWSPPVWMKDNNDTRGGSLKPEFYKVYAKYFVRYIQEMKKEGIRIDAITVQNEPLHPGNNPSLLMLAKDQAVFVKNHLGPAFKSAKLDTKIIIYDHNADKPEYPISILNDPEAKKYIDGSAFHLYGGKIEALSEVHKAHPDKNLYFTEQWMGAPGKFEEDFPNHIRDLTIGSTRNWAKTVLEWNLSSNPENRPFTDRGGCDRCLGGVTIDKDKVTRNASYYVVAHASSFVRAGSVRIASNVIDKLPNVAFKRPDGKKVLIVLNDSDTVQTFSIRDGKNNASATLKAGSVATFIW, encoded by the coding sequence ATGAAAATTTCTGCTGCCACCATTAAAACCGGCTTGATAATCTTGCTGTTATCCGTCAATTTCCTGTGCTACGGTCAGGCTGGGAAAGGTATCATATCGTACTGGCTTACCAACAGTGACAAATCTGTATTGTTTGAAAAGCAAAAGCCATTAATCATTTCTCAGGACAAACCGGCGACAGGTAAGGTCATTGAAATCGACACAAAGGAAACCTACCAGATCATGGAGGGTTTCGGTTTTACATTAACTGCCGGCAGTGCTTCCCACCTTATTCAAATGAGCAAGGCGGCTCGCGCTGACTTGCTGAAAGAATTGTTTTCCACAGCAGGTACCAAATTGGGAATGACTTATTTGCGGGTAAGTATCGGTGCCTCTGACCTGAACGAAACAATCTTCTCTTACGATGATCTGCCACAAGGGCAAACAGATCCTGAGCTCGAAAAATTTGACCTGGGTCCAGACCGAAAAGATGTGATCCCAGTATTGAAAGAAATTCTGGCCATTAACCCGAAAGTGAAAATACTGGGCTCACCCTGGTCGCCGCCAGTGTGGATGAAAGATAATAATGATACGCGCGGGGGCAGTCTCAAGCCTGAATTTTACAAGGTATATGCCAAATATTTTGTCCGCTACATTCAGGAAATGAAGAAAGAAGGGATTCGGATCGATGCGATCACAGTTCAAAATGAGCCGCTGCATCCGGGCAACAATCCAAGTTTGCTGATGCTGGCCAAAGACCAGGCCGTTTTTGTAAAAAATCACCTCGGACCTGCATTTAAATCAGCAAAACTGGATACCAAAATCATCATTTACGATCATAATGCGGACAAGCCGGAATATCCGATCTCCATCCTGAATGATCCCGAAGCCAAAAAGTACATTGATGGTTCAGCGTTTCATTTGTATGGTGGCAAAATCGAAGCATTGTCGGAAGTTCACAAGGCGCATCCGGACAAAAATCTCTATTTCACGGAGCAATGGATGGGCGCACCGGGCAAGTTTGAAGAAGATTTCCCTAATCATATCAGAGACCTGACCATTGGTTCAACGCGTAATTGGGCAAAAACAGTCCTCGAATGGAACCTGTCGAGTAACCCGGAAAACAGACCTTTCACAGATCGCGGCGGCTGCGACCGGTGCCTCGGTGGCGTCACAATTGACAAAGACAAAGTCACCCGCAATGCCTCGTATTATGTGGTAGCACATGCGTCCAGTTTTGTACGCGCGGGTTCCGTGCGGATCGCATCGAATGTAATTGATAAGTTACCAAATGTGGCTTTCAAGAGGCCGGATGGAAAAAAGGTATTGATCGTGCTGAATGATTCAGACACAGTGCAAACATTTTCGATTCGGGATGGCAAAAACAATGCGTCCGCAACATTAAAGGCGGGTTCCGTGGCGACATTTATTTGGTAA
- a CDS encoding VCBS repeat-containing protein — protein MKSISNWYKILLYLSLAALAGCGKKDSKTLFELLPAEETGVHFANTLIEDDQLNILTYEYFYNGGGVGAGDINNDGLTDLFFGGNMTQSRLYLNKTQGKDQPIQFEDITAKSGIDIPEGWVRGIAMVDVNADGYLDIYVCRSGPAHVGTLSNLLFINQKNNTFREEAKAYGLDYSGNTTQAAFFDYDNDGDLDVYLVTNVMNMKGPNNIRKKVTDGSSPNADKLYKNNGNNTFSDVSKEANILDEGYGLGISIVDVNNDGWQDVYISNDYVSNDLLYINQRDGTFKNEIAAYFRHQSYSAMGNDAADIDNDGLVDFITVDMLPEGNVRRKNMFGLMNYDRHLSELKMGYEPQFMRNTLQHNNGVRPGTDKPFFSETGRYSGVQATDWSWGALLADYDNDGFRDLMITNGYPKDITNRDFVIYRMAEHEQQMQSGNQSDRRLTDALKQVEGAHIPNYLFSNNKDLTFTNKSADWGFDIPSFSNGAAYADLDNDGDLDLVMNNIDQEAFIYQNRSETLPDRHFLTIKLNGSKQNRAGLGAKVWTYAGKQMQYSEMSPYRGYQSTMPDLLHFGLGKSIMIDSIKIIWPDQKSQVLKNIKADQLLEIDYSKAGTLVSSQNVESASFFKEASNLGTNYLHRDELYIDFKIQPLLPHLLSQNGPGIAVGDVNGDGQEDFYVGGAFNQSGSFFIQDKQQKFSPKLLTTDRKYEEDMGSLLFDADGDGDLDLYLVSGSNEFEPNSRYYQDRLYKNDGKGGFKLDLNALPQTTGSGSTVNAADYDRDGDLDLFVGGRLSPGMYPMAGESYILRNDSGKFSDVTTSICPDLKNAGMVTSALWTDFDQDGWQDLIVTGEWMQVLFYKNNRGKLADVTSATGLKKMNGWWNSIVSGDFDEDGDIDYVVGNVGLNTEDKPSKDKPLTLLAKDFDKSGTIDPVLCRYLGNDLFSVHPRDEMTSQMNFLKKRFIYYADYSKAKISDVFKPEELEGAEKLVCETMHSVMLENKGNGQFVSKPLPSAAQLGPVYGLCSGDYNADGHLDLLLTGNSYATESISGRLDAFNGLLLTGNGKGDFIPVSAAKSGFLVEGDAKGLANLRLSDSSAMVLAAQNNSALKTFVVPVSKDIKIIAPRLNDAMIEGTYLNGKKLRFELHYGSGYLSQSSRKVSLPAKGLVKVIATDFQGKSRNVAF, from the coding sequence GTGAAAAGTATCTCCAACTGGTACAAAATCCTCCTCTATCTGAGCCTGGCCGCACTAGCTGGCTGTGGGAAAAAGGACTCAAAAACGCTTTTTGAACTGCTCCCGGCAGAAGAAACCGGTGTTCATTTTGCCAATACCCTCATTGAAGACGACCAGCTCAATATCCTGACCTACGAATATTTCTACAATGGCGGTGGGGTAGGCGCGGGCGACATTAATAACGACGGGCTGACCGATCTGTTCTTTGGCGGGAATATGACGCAGAGCCGTTTGTATCTCAACAAAACGCAAGGCAAAGACCAACCCATTCAATTTGAAGACATTACCGCCAAATCCGGCATTGACATTCCGGAAGGCTGGGTTCGTGGTATTGCTATGGTCGATGTCAATGCGGATGGTTATCTGGACATTTACGTCTGCCGTTCAGGGCCGGCTCACGTTGGGACACTTTCTAATTTGCTCTTTATCAATCAAAAAAATAATACTTTCCGCGAAGAAGCCAAGGCATACGGCCTCGATTACAGCGGCAACACCACGCAAGCTGCCTTTTTCGATTACGACAATGATGGTGACCTGGATGTGTACCTGGTGACCAATGTGATGAATATGAAAGGTCCCAATAATATCAGAAAAAAAGTAACGGACGGATCTTCGCCCAATGCCGACAAATTGTACAAAAACAATGGCAACAATACTTTTTCAGATGTATCCAAAGAAGCCAATATTCTTGATGAAGGCTACGGGCTGGGAATTTCGATAGTCGATGTCAATAACGATGGCTGGCAGGATGTGTACATTTCCAATGACTACGTTTCCAATGATCTGCTGTACATTAACCAGCGCGACGGTACATTCAAAAACGAGATTGCAGCCTACTTCCGTCATCAGAGCTATTCAGCCATGGGTAATGATGCGGCTGACATTGACAACGATGGCCTGGTGGATTTTATCACTGTCGACATGTTGCCGGAAGGTAATGTACGCCGGAAGAATATGTTTGGTCTCATGAATTACGACCGGCATTTGTCCGAGCTAAAAATGGGTTACGAGCCGCAGTTTATGCGCAATACCTTGCAGCATAATAACGGGGTGCGTCCAGGCACTGACAAGCCTTTTTTTAGCGAAACGGGCCGGTACTCCGGCGTTCAGGCAACGGATTGGAGCTGGGGTGCATTGCTGGCCGACTATGACAATGACGGTTTTCGCGACCTGATGATCACCAACGGTTATCCCAAAGACATTACCAACCGCGATTTTGTGATTTACAGAATGGCTGAACACGAGCAACAAATGCAGTCGGGAAACCAGAGCGACCGGCGGTTGACAGACGCATTGAAGCAAGTGGAAGGAGCCCACATTCCCAACTATCTTTTTTCCAACAATAAGGACCTCACCTTCACTAATAAGTCTGCCGATTGGGGTTTTGACATTCCGTCCTTTTCAAATGGCGCTGCCTATGCTGATCTGGACAATGACGGCGACCTGGACCTGGTGATGAACAACATTGATCAGGAGGCATTTATTTACCAAAACCGCTCGGAAACATTACCGGACCGGCATTTTCTGACTATCAAGCTGAATGGTAGCAAACAGAACCGTGCCGGTTTGGGAGCAAAAGTTTGGACTTATGCAGGCAAGCAAATGCAGTATTCCGAAATGTCGCCTTATCGCGGTTATCAATCTACAATGCCAGATTTGTTGCATTTTGGTTTGGGAAAAAGTATAATGATCGATTCCATTAAAATTATTTGGCCTGATCAAAAATCACAAGTTTTAAAAAATATAAAAGCCGATCAGCTTCTGGAAATCGACTATTCCAAAGCAGGCACACTTGTATCTTCCCAAAATGTCGAGTCAGCATCGTTTTTTAAGGAAGCAAGTAACCTCGGAACTAATTATCTGCATCGCGACGAGCTGTATATTGATTTCAAAATCCAGCCGCTTTTGCCGCATTTGTTGTCGCAAAATGGCCCTGGAATAGCGGTAGGGGATGTCAATGGGGATGGGCAGGAGGATTTTTATGTCGGAGGCGCGTTTAATCAGTCCGGCTCCTTTTTTATTCAGGACAAGCAACAGAAATTTTCTCCCAAACTGCTTACCACCGACCGTAAGTATGAAGAAGATATGGGTTCACTGCTCTTCGATGCGGACGGCGATGGCGATCTGGATCTGTATTTGGTGAGCGGTAGCAACGAATTCGAGCCCAATTCTCGATATTATCAGGACAGGCTTTATAAAAATGATGGAAAGGGCGGTTTTAAACTGGATTTGAATGCATTACCTCAAACAACGGGCAGCGGATCAACGGTCAATGCGGCGGATTATGACCGCGACGGCGACCTGGACCTATTTGTGGGAGGGCGTCTATCGCCAGGAATGTACCCTATGGCAGGTGAAAGCTATATTTTAAGAAATGACAGCGGCAAATTCAGCGACGTGACGACGAGTATTTGTCCTGATCTGAAAAACGCCGGTATGGTAACATCCGCATTGTGGACTGATTTTGACCAGGACGGCTGGCAGGATCTGATCGTCACAGGGGAGTGGATGCAGGTGTTATTTTATAAAAACAATAGAGGGAAACTCGCCGACGTTACCTCCGCCACGGGTTTGAAAAAAATGAATGGGTGGTGGAACAGCATTGTCTCAGGTGATTTCGACGAAGACGGTGACATTGACTACGTTGTAGGAAATGTAGGGTTGAATACAGAAGACAAGCCTTCCAAAGACAAGCCATTGACATTGCTGGCCAAGGATTTTGATAAAAGCGGGACCATCGATCCCGTTCTTTGCCGGTACCTGGGCAATGATCTATTTTCGGTACATCCGCGTGACGAAATGACCAGCCAAATGAATTTTCTGAAAAAGCGATTCATCTATTATGCCGATTATTCCAAAGCCAAAATCAGTGATGTGTTCAAACCTGAGGAACTGGAAGGCGCTGAAAAACTGGTTTGCGAAACAATGCACTCGGTCATGCTTGAAAATAAAGGCAATGGTCAATTTGTTTCAAAACCATTACCGTCAGCCGCGCAGCTGGGGCCTGTATATGGCTTATGCAGCGGCGATTACAACGCGGACGGCCACCTGGACTTACTGCTAACGGGCAATTCATACGCTACCGAATCGATCAGCGGTCGGCTCGATGCATTCAATGGATTATTGCTGACAGGTAATGGAAAAGGGGATTTCATCCCGGTCAGCGCAGCGAAAAGTGGGTTTTTGGTAGAAGGCGACGCAAAGGGATTGGCCAATTTGAGATTGAGTGATAGCAGCGCAATGGTTTTGGCGGCACAAAACAACTCGGCACTGAAGACATTCGTAGTGCCGGTTTCGAAAGACATAAAAATTATTGCGCCACGATTGAATGATGCAATGATTGAAGGCACCTACTTAAATGGCAAGAAATTGAGATTTGAACTGCACTACGGCTCAGGCTACCTTTCGCAATCCAGCAGGAAAGTTTCGTTGCCAGCAAAAGGTTTGGTAAAAGTCATCGCCACCGATTTTCAAGGAAAGAGCAGAAACGTTGCGTTTTGA
- a CDS encoding RagB/SusD family nutrient uptake outer membrane protein, translating to MKKIHILAGWIFLVTVTSCNDDLLESTPYGQVTSQQYWRNGDDVIAATNAIYAPLLNEDGFAHTEYTFDNCSDDMNRAGDHSDETALEMFTFDASNSHILATWSTKYEVVSRANAVLINAPKVTMDDALRNRSMGEAYFLRGFIYWRLSLIYGEVPILTEEDALAQSYNKPKATVAEVRAQAEADFQKAATLLPVSYDDTQSGRVTQGSAYGFLTKLYVYEENWAKAIEASTKVIGNAAYKLADSYNENFALTTENNPEILFSLQYETGWTTDNSPTFYHTPQAFGGWGFHEPIDDLVQEFEKGDPRRSYSIYSPGDKVVRGSQGTTTFTADMTRVTGYAFRKYTDFTESGDMSQSLNAPFLRSSDVYLLAAEAKIRSGANGDAELNIVRKRAGLTAKTGAKMADIMHERRVELAGENERHQDLMRWDKAGLLDIAAHYKIARGPYKPSRNFVKPKHYYFPLPQREVDLSNGILKQNSNY from the coding sequence ATGAAAAAGATACATATACTTGCAGGATGGATTTTTCTGGTAACTGTTACCAGTTGTAATGACGACTTGCTGGAAAGCACGCCTTACGGGCAGGTTACTTCGCAGCAGTACTGGCGGAATGGCGACGATGTGATCGCGGCAACCAATGCTATTTACGCTCCATTGCTCAACGAAGACGGTTTTGCCCATACCGAATATACTTTTGACAACTGTTCTGATGACATGAACCGTGCAGGCGATCACTCGGATGAGACAGCGCTGGAAATGTTCACATTTGATGCCTCCAACTCTCACATTCTGGCAACATGGTCTACCAAGTATGAGGTAGTGTCAAGAGCCAATGCGGTGTTGATCAATGCTCCGAAAGTAACTATGGACGACGCATTGCGCAACCGTAGCATGGGAGAGGCTTATTTTTTGAGAGGGTTTATCTACTGGCGCCTTTCGCTGATTTATGGTGAAGTCCCCATTTTGACAGAAGAGGACGCCTTGGCGCAGTCTTATAATAAACCCAAAGCTACGGTAGCGGAAGTTCGCGCACAGGCTGAGGCCGATTTCCAGAAAGCGGCAACATTGCTTCCGGTATCCTACGATGATACCCAGTCGGGACGTGTTACGCAGGGATCAGCTTATGGATTTTTGACCAAACTGTATGTTTACGAAGAAAACTGGGCAAAAGCCATTGAAGCAAGTACCAAAGTGATCGGTAATGCTGCTTACAAACTGGCTGACAGCTACAACGAAAACTTTGCGCTCACCACCGAGAACAACCCGGAAATCCTGTTTTCATTGCAATATGAAACCGGCTGGACGACTGATAACTCACCAACGTTCTACCACACGCCTCAGGCATTTGGTGGCTGGGGATTTCATGAGCCTATTGATGACCTGGTACAGGAGTTCGAGAAAGGCGATCCACGTCGTTCGTATTCTATTTATAGTCCTGGCGATAAGGTAGTTCGTGGCTCGCAAGGTACTACCACATTCACCGCCGACATGACCCGGGTGACTGGTTACGCTTTCAGAAAATATACGGATTTTACGGAATCAGGAGATATGAGCCAAAGTTTGAATGCTCCTTTTCTCCGTTCATCGGATGTGTATCTGCTGGCGGCGGAGGCAAAAATCCGCTCCGGCGCAAATGGCGATGCAGAATTGAACATTGTTCGCAAACGTGCAGGACTTACTGCAAAAACCGGAGCGAAAATGGCAGACATCATGCACGAACGCCGCGTAGAGCTGGCGGGAGAGAACGAGCGTCACCAGGATCTGATGCGCTGGGACAAAGCGGGCCTGCTGGATATTGCAGCACATTACAAAATTGCAAGAGGGCCATACAAGCCAAGTCGTAACTTTGTGAAGCCGAAGCACTACTACTTCCCACTACCACAGCGTGAGGTGGATTTGAGCAATGGCATATTGAAACAAAATTCCAATTACTAA